One genomic segment of Caloranaerobacter ferrireducens includes these proteins:
- a CDS encoding DUF3189 family protein: MYIIYHCVGGAHSSAIASAIHLGILPNNRKPSLRDILSLSYFDTLNKKDQGKIIFRGIDENGHKVFTLSRQFVPHLVIPAIKDAWELAGGNKNDLLLVNTMDGVNILMKIGGFSSRRLNLVAFGRPIVAYGTILTYNKLVKIVENTKKLIG, encoded by the coding sequence ATGTATATAATTTATCATTGTGTCGGTGGAGCTCACTCCTCTGCAATAGCATCTGCAATTCATCTTGGTATACTTCCAAATAATAGAAAGCCTAGTTTAAGAGATATATTATCTTTATCATATTTTGATACGTTAAATAAAAAAGACCAAGGTAAAATAATTTTCCGTGGTATAGATGAAAATGGACATAAAGTATTTACTTTAAGCAGACAATTTGTACCACATCTTGTAATACCAGCAATAAAAGATGCATGGGAGCTTGCTGGAGGAAATAAAAACGATTTATTATTAGTTAATACAATGGATGGTGTAAATATCTTAATGAAAATAGGAGGCTTTAGCTCAAGACGACTTAATCTTGTTGCATTTGGACGTCCTATAGTTGCTTACGGTACAATATTAACATATAATAAATTAGTTAAAATAGTTGAAAATACTAAAAAACTAATTGGCTGA
- a CDS encoding NUDIX hydrolase, translating into MLFRNCAGGVVFYGDKVFILKNEKGEWVLPKGKIRNEFLAHETAVSRVREETGLEVSIVSTAGETSYEFFSITRQRPVCNEIIWYIMEAKNKDFVINKDEGFKDGGFFDVEDALKLITYSQDKALVSLSFKKYQKLRDKQVAYV; encoded by the coding sequence ATGCTGTTTAGAAACTGTGCTGGTGGTGTAGTGTTTTATGGCGACAAAGTTTTTATTTTAAAAAATGAAAAGGGTGAATGGGTATTACCTAAAGGAAAGATTCGTAACGAATTCCTAGCGCATGAGACTGCAGTAAGTAGAGTTAGGGAAGAAACAGGGCTTGAAGTTTCTATTGTATCAACTGCTGGGGAGACTAGTTACGAATTTTTTTCTATTACAAGACAAAGACCGGTTTGTAATGAAATAATATGGTATATCATGGAGGCAAAAAATAAAGACTTTGTAATAAATAAAGATGAAGGTTTTAAAGATGGTGGATTTTTTGATGTTGAAGATGCACTTAAGTTAATTACATATAGCCAGGATAAGGCTTTAGTTAGTTTATCATTTAAAAAATATCAAAAACTAAGAGATAAACAAGTAGCTTATGTATAG
- a CDS encoding YigZ family protein gives MKNKYKTLHEYGKNEIVINKSKFIGYAKPINSEKEAIEFINEIRAKHRDATHNVYAYVFGENNNIQRYSDDGEPSGTAGIPVLEVIKKEDLRNVVVVVTRYFGGIKLGAGGLVRAYTKGAKIGIEAGIIVEKILFKRIMARIDYTLYGKVENDLLRGGYIIDNVTYDTAVNLIILCEVDNVEELRNLLIDITNGRVQIEELDEEYYSVKDGKIFK, from the coding sequence ATGAAAAACAAATATAAAACATTACATGAATATGGCAAAAATGAGATTGTTATTAATAAGTCAAAATTTATTGGATATGCTAAGCCTATAAATAGTGAAAAAGAAGCAATTGAATTTATTAATGAGATAAGGGCTAAGCATAGAGATGCAACACATAATGTATATGCTTATGTTTTTGGTGAAAATAATAACATTCAAAGATATAGTGATGATGGAGAACCTAGTGGAACTGCAGGTATACCGGTTCTTGAAGTTATAAAAAAGGAAGATTTAAGAAATGTCGTTGTTGTAGTAACTAGGTATTTTGGTGGAATTAAGCTGGGAGCTGGAGGATTAGTTAGAGCTTATACAAAGGGTGCAAAGATTGGTATTGAAGCTGGGATTATTGTTGAGAAGATATTATTTAAAAGAATAATGGCGAGAATAGATTATACTCTATACGGAAAAGTTGAAAATGACTTGCTTAGAGGTGGTTATATTATAGATAATGTTACTTATGATACAGCAGTAAATTTAATTATTTTATGTGAAGTAGATAATGTAGAGGAATTGAGAAATTTACTAATTGACATAACTAATGGTAGAGTACAAATTGAAGAATTAGACGAAGAATACTATTCTGTTAAGGATGGTAAAATATTTAAATAA
- a CDS encoding CoA-binding protein, translating to MDKIDMNKKEMLEKKVWAVVGATNNKEKFGYKIWKKLKDNGYEVYPVNPKYDNIDGETCYPTLKDLPKIPDVVDFVVPPKVTSKGVDLAHELGIEYLWFQPGTADEEVIDKAENLGKKIVFHDCVLVALD from the coding sequence ATGGATAAAATTGATATGAATAAAAAAGAAATGCTAGAAAAGAAGGTGTGGGCAGTAGTAGGTGCTACAAATAATAAAGAAAAATTTGGTTATAAAATATGGAAAAAGTTAAAAGATAATGGATATGAAGTTTATCCAGTAAATCCAAAATATGATAATATTGACGGTGAAACTTGTTATCCTACATTAAAAGATTTACCTAAAATACCTGATGTAGTTGATTTTGTTGTTCCACCTAAAGTAACGTCAAAAGGTGTAGACCTTGCACATGAACTTGGAATAGAATATTTATGGTTTCAACCAGGAACAGCAGACGAAGAAGTTATTGATAAAGCCGAGAATTTAGGTAAAAAAATAGTTTTTCATGATTGTGTTTTAGTAGCATTAGATTAG